A single genomic interval of Lacrimispora sphenoides JCM 1415 harbors:
- a CDS encoding AAA family ATPase: MKVVFIFGNASVGKMTVGQELMKITDLRLFHNHMTIEPVIEIFGSYNGRITSRLRDVVFEEFAASNNYGLIFTYMWAFDQKSDWDYIEHVKDIFRPYKTEFYYVELVASREVRLERNTTENRLRNKASKRDIDISNQRLIGDGGKYRLVSNDGEIPFDNYIKIDNSYISPDIVAQKIKTLFQL, encoded by the coding sequence ATGAAAGTCGTATTTATATTTGGAAATGCGTCTGTAGGAAAAATGACTGTTGGGCAGGAATTGATGAAAATTACAGACTTACGTTTGTTTCATAATCATATGACAATTGAGCCGGTAATTGAAATTTTTGGTTCCTATAATGGAAGAATAACTTCTCGTTTAAGGGATGTGGTTTTTGAAGAATTTGCAGCATCTAATAATTACGGACTTATTTTTACTTATATGTGGGCGTTTGACCAGAAGTCCGATTGGGATTATATTGAGCATGTCAAAGATATATTCAGACCATACAAAACTGAATTTTACTATGTTGAACTTGTCGCTTCAAGAGAAGTACGTTTGGAAAGAAATACAACGGAAAATAGATTACGCAACAAGGCATCGAAACGGGATATTGATATTTCTAATCAAAGATTAATCGGTGATGGTGGAAAATACCGTTTAGTAAGCAATGACGGAGAAATACCATTTGATAATTACATTAAGATTGATAATTCGTATATTTCACCTGATATTGTTGCTCAAAAAATAAAAACCCTTTTTCAATTGTAG
- a CDS encoding MarR family winged helix-turn-helix transcriptional regulator, whose translation MKPMCPFRDKGLKGDFSPAHGVMVRYMRIMKLHRYILDERLKETGVYRSQHQILMMLADHSNVSQKEIAERLYVSTATIAVSVKKLEKGGYITRAVDQEDNRMNKLCLTEKGKHTVKHSREFFHNVEERMFRDFSAEEMAAMGQFLDRVYDNLSHLPLEKDTTERED comes from the coding sequence ATGAAACCAATGTGCCCGTTCCGGGATAAGGGACTGAAGGGAGATTTTTCACCGGCCCACGGCGTGATGGTAAGATATATGAGGATTATGAAGCTGCACCGGTATATTTTGGATGAACGTCTGAAGGAGACAGGGGTATACCGCAGCCAGCATCAGATTCTTATGATGCTGGCTGATCATTCCAATGTATCCCAGAAGGAGATTGCAGAACGCCTTTATGTGTCCACTGCCACCATAGCGGTATCGGTAAAGAAGCTGGAAAAAGGTGGGTATATCACCCGGGCGGTGGATCAGGAGGATAACCGGATGAATAAGCTTTGTCTGACGGAGAAGGGAAAACACACGGTAAAGCATAGCCGGGAATTTTTTCACAATGTAGAAGAACGGATGTTCCGTGACTTTTCTGCGGAAGAAATGGCTGCTATGGGGCAATTCCTGGACCGCGTATATGATAATTTATCTCATCTTCCCTTGGAAAAGGACACAACAGAAAGAGAGGATTAA
- a CDS encoding ABC transporter ATP-binding protein — MKRYWKYIRPYLGAFILAPLLMLTEVFGEIMLPRLTSLIINNGVATRDVEYILKMGGRMVGIAVVMAAGGIGASYFSSKASICFSTDLRKDVFHKVQQFSFKNIDDFSTGSLVTRLTNDIQQIQNVVMMSLRLLFRAPGLLIGGLIMAYLMNRQLMVILLVVIPLLIFGIFLILKAAFPRFEVMQKKIDRLNSGVQEALTNVRVIKSFVREDFEEKKFQATNRDLKEGSLDAMKIVIISMPVMMLAMNVTTLAVVWYGGNLIIAGKMPIGDLTAFTTYIVQILMSLMLLSMVFLQASRAMASLRRVREVLDTEIYLTDEHASELSAQVTSGKVEFRNVSFQYVKGMDEMVLKHINFTAEPGETIGIIGSTGSGKTSLVQMIPRLYDADEGQVLVDGIDVRDYSIRNLREGVGMVLQKNVLFSGTIEENLRWGDENATMEEIILMAESAQADGFVSNFKDGYDTDLGQGGSNVSGGQKQRLCIARALLKKPKILILDDSTSAVDTATEARIRQCFQTTLKDTTKFIIAQRIGSVEGSDKIIVLDDGQIVGMGSHEELMESCEAYQEIYYSQRDLDKEAGA; from the coding sequence TTGAAACGATATTGGAAATATATCAGGCCGTATCTGGGAGCCTTTATACTGGCGCCCCTTTTAATGTTAACGGAAGTATTTGGTGAGATCATGCTTCCCAGGCTGACGTCCTTGATCATTAACAACGGAGTTGCCACAAGAGATGTAGAATACATTTTAAAAATGGGAGGCAGAATGGTTGGAATCGCTGTTGTAATGGCAGCGGGAGGAATCGGAGCATCCTATTTTTCCTCCAAAGCATCTATTTGCTTCAGCACAGATTTGAGAAAGGATGTATTTCATAAAGTTCAGCAGTTTTCCTTTAAGAATATTGATGATTTCAGCACAGGGTCATTGGTCACCAGGCTGACAAATGATATCCAGCAGATTCAGAATGTGGTCATGATGAGCCTGCGTCTGCTGTTTAGGGCTCCTGGACTGCTGATCGGCGGCCTTATTATGGCCTATCTCATGAACCGCCAGCTGATGGTGATACTTCTGGTGGTGATTCCTTTGCTGATCTTTGGTATCTTTTTGATTTTAAAGGCGGCATTTCCGCGCTTTGAGGTAATGCAGAAGAAGATCGACCGCTTAAACTCCGGTGTGCAGGAGGCTTTGACCAATGTGCGCGTCATAAAATCCTTTGTCAGGGAAGATTTTGAGGAAAAGAAATTTCAGGCAACTAACCGGGATCTAAAGGAAGGCAGCCTTGATGCCATGAAGATTGTTATAATCAGTATGCCGGTGATGATGCTTGCCATGAATGTCACGACCCTTGCAGTGGTCTGGTATGGGGGCAATCTCATTATCGCAGGTAAGATGCCTATCGGTGATCTAACAGCGTTTACCACTTACATCGTACAGATCCTCATGTCCCTGATGCTGTTATCCATGGTATTTTTACAGGCTTCAAGGGCCATGGCGTCCTTAAGGCGTGTCAGAGAGGTTTTGGATACAGAGATCTATTTGACAGATGAACATGCTTCTGAACTATCAGCCCAGGTTACAAGCGGTAAGGTGGAATTTCGTAATGTTTCCTTCCAGTATGTAAAGGGAATGGATGAAATGGTCTTAAAACACATTAATTTTACTGCAGAGCCTGGAGAAACCATTGGAATCATTGGTTCTACTGGAAGCGGAAAGACTTCACTCGTGCAGATGATCCCCCGTCTTTATGATGCGGATGAAGGACAAGTTCTGGTGGATGGTATTGATGTAAGGGATTATTCCATCAGGAACCTTCGGGAAGGTGTCGGAATGGTTTTACAGAAGAATGTCCTTTTTTCAGGAACCATTGAAGAAAATCTCCGCTGGGGTGATGAGAATGCCACCATGGAAGAAATCATCCTCATGGCGGAAAGTGCTCAGGCCGATGGCTTTGTTTCTAATTTTAAGGATGGATATGACACGGATTTGGGCCAGGGTGGTTCCAATGTATCCGGCGGTCAGAAGCAAAGACTTTGCATTGCCAGGGCTCTTTTAAAGAAGCCGAAAATACTGATTTTAGATGACAGCACCTCTGCTGTGGACACGGCAACCGAAGCCCGTATCCGCCAATGCTTCCAGACGACCCTGAAAGATACTACCAAATTCATCATTGCCCAGCGGATCGGATCCGTGGAAGGCTCGGATAAGATCATTGTGCTTGATGACGGTCAGATCGTAGGTATGGGATCCCATGAAGAACTGATGGAGTCCTGTGAGGCTTATCAGGAAATTTACTATTCCCAGAGAGATTTGGATAAGGAGGCAGGTGCATAA